From the genome of Aquiluna borgnonia:
GTTTTTTACCTCTAGGTTGCGAATCTTGATGGGTGTAAAGAGTTTGCTCATTTTTCCAATTTCTGCAGTTTTGAATAGCTCAAGACAATAAAGATTCCCAGCACCGCACCCCAACCAATGGCGATGTTTAGTTCAAGTGAGTTGGTGAGTAGCCCGATGATTGATGGACCGGCTAGACCACCGATGTAGGTGATGCCAACCACCTGCGCCATGTTCCTACCCGAGTGACTGGCCTCACCAATCTCACCGGCTTCTGCAAATAGCTGCGGAACGACCCCCGAGATTCCAAGACCGAGCAGGAACCAGAACACCAGGGAAATTTCGTAGCTTGGGGCAATGGCCTGCAGGCCAATAGCCACGGCACTGGCCAGTGAGCCCCAGCGAATAATGAAGCCCCTGCCCTTGGCCTCAACGATGCGGTCAATAAAAATACGACCCAAAATCATGCCGATGTTGAAGGCAGCTAGTCCCCAGGCAGCCAGAGACACCGAGGCGTTTTGAATATCAATCAAATAAAGAGCCGACCAGTCCTGGGCAACGCCCTCAACAATGGCACCGCTGGCCGACATCAGGCCGGCCAAAATTACGAAGGCCAGCACTCGCCGATTGGCTTTACTCGCTGCCTTGTTGGCCTGCTTGTTATCACGGCTGGCCACCGGCTCATTTGGCAGCAGCCAGCTGGCGATGAAAAACCCGATCACACTGAGTAAGAGTCCATAGACCGGCAGGGTTTGGCTCTGGGTG
Proteins encoded in this window:
- a CDS encoding MFS transporter, with the protein product MSLLRAKIAVSFFFLSGGSALALWAVHIPLIQKTVGIDYSTLGFLLMLSGVGGYAAMQLGGWLIDHIGAKTTTRLGGVIVGLSLLGPAFAGNPITLGLAIVGIGFGLAGIDVPMNAAALQVEKANHRAIFTFFHLFWSVGGLLGAALGYATIGAGFTQSQTLPVYGLLLSVIGFFIASWLLPNEPVASRDNKQANKAASKANRRVLAFVILAGLMSASGAIVEGVAQDWSALYLIDIQNASVSLAAWGLAAFNIGMILGRIFIDRIVEAKGRGFIIRWGSLASAVAIGLQAIAPSYEISLVFWFLLGLGISGVVPQLFAEAGEIGEASHSGRNMAQVVGITYIGGLAGPSIIGLLTNSLELNIAIGWGAVLGIFIVLSYSKLQKLEK